From a single Coffea eugenioides isolate CCC68of unplaced genomic scaffold, Ceug_1.0 ScVebR1_223;HRSCAF=862, whole genome shotgun sequence genomic region:
- the LOC113756375 gene encoding disease resistance protein RPM1-like → MAASGDGSQGAGERGEVDGGGRRRWRRLLLVDAGCGGQGRCGLSRGLLRRELRVAAAMAMELQQRRAPWSGSIEGRRDRLATLLRQEGSLLGGLREEVELIKDELGHMKAFLKVAEAKEDDDSRLQEWIKQVRETAYDIEDVLDEFVLRFAGYRHHGFCGSLQRILKAIKSLRARHQVASEIQSIKSRIKNISEGRQRYQVEFGIDDRVAGSSTMTNSWRYSRDDALLVEEAKLVGIDQPKQHLISKLLEGHDHQLKVISVVGMAGLGKTTLVKKVHEDPDVRKNFPVRAWVTVSQTCDFPKLLRDLIWQLHKELNKSVPQFIESISTIELKEFVKDFLQQAGRYAIVFDDVWDVEFWNAIKFALPEGNYGNRAILTTRKADVASASCTESQDYVYKMEPLSIEDSWTLFRNKIFKGNRCRAHLMDVAKAVLDKCDGLPLAILAISGLLASKDVSRIDEWEIVQHSLGGELEGTGKLERVKRILSLSYNDLPSHLKPCLLYLSIYPEDYLIECRMLVLLWIAERFIEWREGMRIEDVAWGYLGELISRSLIQVTQVFYEGSPLTCRIHDLLREVILIKSREQNMVTITTGQPMTWPSEKVRRLVVHSSSNSSNIQHHQQRQFYSFKHLRSFITVSSTNPLLSKTFLCEVLRSSKLLKVLDLKGEKIAETPTEIFNLLHLTYLSLYGTKVERVPKAIGKLQHLEYLNLGNTGVRELPVEILKLQKLRHLIVVAAVDPSDDDCGYYGFKGPSKLGGLLALQTLNTIDASSGSVIVKEIGKLIQLRDLYITQLRREDGKELCSSLVNLTSLRQLSVASVGIGDDSEIIDLNHHQHFLSSSTSCSFLQSLRVLLVHGRLETMPAWITHLQNLVRIDLYWSGLRPEEDPLEFLQHLPNLGQITFCGSYQGERLCFKAGGFLKLKLLWLWKMEGLRRMTIEEGACPNLQRLILRQLPLLEDLPWGIQHLSHLQELGLYEMSSRLMEKVENQEEESEDYRRIAHIPEIVIGFYADDGKWRIRRLWGKKKKKTILA, encoded by the exons ATCGTCTCGCAACCTTACTCCGACAGGAGGGAAGCCTACTGGGAGGGCTTCGAGAAGAGGTCGAACTCATCAAGGATGAGTTGGGCCATATGAAAGCTTTCCTCAAAGTGGCTGAAGCAAAAGAAGATGATGATTCCAG GCTCCAAGAATGGATCAAGCAAGTGCGCGAAACTGCTTATGACATTGAAGATGTTCTCGATGAATTTGTACTTCGCTTTGCTGGCTACCGACATCATGGATTCTGTGGCTCTCTTCAGAGAATTCTCAAAGCCATTAAGAGCTTGCGAGCTCGTCATCAGGTTGCCAGTGAAATTCAAAGCATAAAGTCCaggataaaaaatatttcaGAAGGACGTCAGAGATACCAAGTTGAATTTGGCATCGACGACCGTGTCGCTGGATCGTCAACCATGACCAACTCATGGCGCTATAGCAGGGATGATGCACTTCTAGTGGAGGAAGCAAAATTGGTTGGCATTGACCAGCCCAAACAACATCTGATTTCTAAGCTTCTCGAGGGCCACGATCACCAACTCAAAGTTATTTCAGTGGTTGGTATGGCTGGACTAGGGAAAACAACCCTAGTCAAAAAGGTCCATGAAGATCCAGATGTTAGAAAGAATTTCCCAGTTCGTGCCTGGGTTACCGTCTCTCAAACATGCGACTTTCCAAAGCTCCTGAGAGACTTGATTTGGCAGTTGCACAAGGAATTGAACAAATCAGTCCCACAATTCATCGAGTCTATATCTACCATTGAGTTGAAAGAatttgtcaaagattttcttcaacaagctGGAAGGTATGCAATTGTGTTTGATGACGTGTGGGACGTGGAATTTTGGAATGCAATCAAATTTGCACTGCCTGAGGGTAACTACGGCAATCGTGCCATACTAACAACACGAAAAGCCGATGTTGCCTCTGCCTCTTGCACAGAATCTCAGGATTATGTCTACAAAATGGAGCCACTATCAATTGAAGATTCATGGACCCTATTTCGTAACAAGATCTTTAAAGGAAATCGTTGCCGCGCCCACCTAATGGATGTTGCAAAAGCCGTATTGGATAAATGTGATGGTTTGCCTTTGGCAATTCTGGCGATCAGTGGGCTCTTGGCTTCAAAGGACGTGAGCAGAATAGATGAATGGGAGATCGTTCAACACAGTCTTGGGGGTGAATTAGAAGGCACCGGTAAGTTAGAGAGAGTTAAAAGGATACTTTCTCTGAGTTACAATGATCTGCCTTCGCATCTCAAACCCTGTCTGCTGTATTTAAGCATTTATCCGGAGGATTATCTAATAGAATGCAGAATGCTGGTTCTATTATGGATTGCTGAAAGATTTATAGAATGGAGAGAAGGAATGCGTATTGAAGATGTAGCCTGGGGCTATCTCGGTGAACTCATCAGTAGAAGCCTAATTCAAGTGACTCAAGTGTTTTATGAAGGATCACCCCTCACGTGTCGAATCCATGACCTATTGAGAGAAGTTATTCTCATCAAGTCAAGGGAACAAAACATGGTGACAATTACTACTGGACAACCAATGACGTGGCCATCTGAGAAGGTACGCCGTCTAGTAGTCCATAGTAGTAGTAACAGTAGCAACATCCAACATCACCAACAAAGACaattttattcctttaaacACCTTCGATCATTCATCACAGTTAGTTCCACCAACCCATTACTATCCAAAACTTTCTTATGTGAAGTTTTAAGGAGCAGTAAGTTGCTAAAGGTTTTGGATTTGAAAGGTGAAAAGATAGCGGAAACACCAACTGAGATTTTCAACTTGTTGCATCTCACATATCTGAGCCTAtatggtacaaaagtggaaAGAGTCCCAAAAGCCATTGGAAAGCTTCAACATTTGGAATATCTGAATTTGGGGAACACTGGAGTTAGGGAATTGCCCGTGGAAATCCTAAAGTTGCAAAAGCTTCGGCATCTCATAGTAGTCGCAGCAGTTGATCCTTCAGATGATGATTGTGGATATTATGGGTTTAAAGGTCCGTCAAAATTGGGAGGGCTTCTCGCTCTACAAACATTAAACACCATAGATGCAAGTAGTGGGTCTGTAATAGTTAAAGAGATAGGAAAATTGATCCAATTAAGAGACCTATATATTACACAGTTGAGAAGAGAAGATGGAAAGGAGCTCTGCTCCTCCCTTGTCAACCTCACCAGCCTTCGGCAATTAAGTGTTGCTTCAGTTGGAATAGGTGATGATTCTGAGATAATTGATCTAAATCATCATCaacatttcctttcttcttctacttcttgTTCGTTTCTTCAATCTCTTCGTGTGCTACTTGTGCATGGCCGCTTAGAAACGATGCCAGCATGGATAACTCATCTTCAAAACTTGGTAAGAATAGATTTGTACTGGAGCGGCTTAAGGCCTGAGGAGGATCCGCTTGAATTCCTCCAACATTTGCCCAATTTGGGTCAAATTACTTTCTGTGGATCTTACCAGGGAGAAAGGTTGTGTTTCAAGGCTGGAGGGTTCCTAAAACTGAAACTGTTGTGGCTATGGAAAATGGAAGGGTTGAGAAGGATGACAATCGAGGAGGGTGCGTGCCCAAATCTCCAAAGACTAATTCTGAGACAGCTTCCATTACTAGAGGACTTACCTTGGGGTATTCAGCACTTAAGCCATCTTCAAGAGCTGGGTTTGTATGAGATGAGTTCTCGACTGATGGAAAAGGTCGAGAATCAGGAGGAAGAAAGTGAAGATTACAGAAGAATAGCACACATTCCTGAAATTGTCATTGGTTTCTATGCCGATGATGGGAAATGGAGAATCCGCCGGCTAtgggggaagaagaagaagaaaacaatcCTTGCCTAG
- the LOC113756376 gene encoding disease resistance protein RPM1-like: MAATVVSFVSNHLATLLREEGSLLGGLRQEVQLIKDELGHMKAFLKVAEAKEEDDPRLQEWIKQVREAAYDIEDVLDEFVLRFAGYRHHGFGGSVQRILKAIKSLRARHQVASEIQSIKSRIKNISGGRQRYQVEFGIDDRVTGSSTMNDSWRYSRDDALLVEEAKLVGIDQPKQHLISKLLEGHDHQLKVVSVVGMGGLGKTTLVKKVHEDPDVRKNFPVRAWVTVSQTCDFPKLLRDLIWQLHKDLDKSVPQFIESISTAELKEFVKDFLQQAGRYAIVFDDVWDVEFWNEIKFALPEGNYGNRVMLTTRNADVASASCTESQDYVYKKEPLSIEDSWTLFCNKIFKGNRCPAHLMDVAKAVLDKCDGLPLAIVAIGGLLASKDVSRIDEWEMLQQSFGGELDGTGELERVKRILSLSYNYLPSHLKPCLLYLSIYPEDYLIKCKRLMLLWIAERFVKWREGMSIEDVAWAYLRELISRSLIQVTEMFYQGSPCICQIHDLMREVILIKAREQNMVTITTGQPMTWPSEKVRRLVVHSSSNSSIIPHHQQRQFYSFEHLRSFITVSSTNPLLSKTFLSEVLRSSKLLKVLELGGEKIEETPTEIFNLLHLTYLCLYDTKVKRVPKAIGKLQHLEYLNLGNTGVRELPVEILKLLKLRKLIVFQQVDLSDMDYGFHGFKGPSKLGGLLALQVLDTIDASSGSVIVKEIGKLTQLRELYITQLRREDGKELCSSLVNLTSLQDLGVDSVGKGDDYEIIDLNHHQHSLSSSSSCSFLQSLRVLIMRGCLEMMPVWITHLQNLVRIDLYTSGLRPEEDPLEFLHHLPNLGEITFCGSYQGERLCFKAGGFLKMKGLWLRRMEGLRKMTIEEGACPHLQRLILKQLPLLEDLPSGIQHLTHLQELCLYEMSSRMMEKVGNQKEDSEDYRRIAHIPEIVIGFYADDGEWRIRRLWGKEKKTILA; this comes from the coding sequence ATGGCAGCAACTGTTGTCTCTTTTGTTTCAAATCATCTCGCAACCTTACTCCGAGAGGAGGGAAGCCTATTGGGAGGGCTTCGACAAGAGGTCCAACTAATCAAGGATGAGTTGGGGCATATGAAAGCTTTCCTCAAAGTGgctgaagcaaaagaagaagatgatcCCAGGCTCCAAGAATGGATCAAGCAAGTGCGCGAAGCTGCTTATGACATTGAAGATGTTCTCGATGAATTTGTACTTCGCTTTGCTGGCTACCGACATCATGGATTCGGTGGCTCTGTTCAGAGAATTCTCAAAGCCATTAAGAGCTTGCGAGCTCGTCATCAGGTTGCCAGTGAAATTCAAAGCATAAAGTCCAGGATCAAAAATATTTCAGGAGGACGTCAGAGATACCAAGTTGAATTTGGCATCGATGACCGTGTCACTGGATCTTCAACCATGAACGACTCATGGCGCTATAGCAGAGATGACGCACTTCTAGTGGAGGAAGCAAAATTGGTTGGCATTGACCAGCCCAAACAACATCTGATTTCTAAGCTTCTCGAGGGGCACGATCACCAACTCAAAGTTGTTTCAGTGGTTGGAATGGGAGGACTCGGGAAAACTACCCTAGTCAAAAAGGTCCATGAAGATCCAGATGTTAGAAAGAATTTCCCAGTTCGTGCCTGGGTAACCGTCTCTCAAACATGCGACTTTCCAAAGCTCCTGAGAGACTTGATTTGGCAGTTACACAAGGACTTGGACAAATCAGTCCCACAATTCATCGAGTCTATATCTACCGCTGAGCTGAAAGAatttgtcaaagattttcttcaacaagctGGAAGGTATGCAATTGTGTTCGATGACGTATGGGACGTGGAATTTTGGAATGAAATCAAATTTGCACTGCCTGAGGGTAACTACGGCAATCGTGTCATGCTAACAACACGAAATGCCGATGTAGCCTCTGCCTCTTGCACAGAATCTCAGGATTATGTCTACAAAAAGGAGccactatcaattgaggattcgTGGACCCTATTTTGTAACAAGATCTTTAAAGGAAATCGTTGCCCCGCCCACCTGATGGATGTTGCAAAAGCTGTATTGGACAAATGTGACGGTTTGCCTTTGGCGATTGTTGCGATCGGTGGGCTCTTGGCTTCGAAGGACGTGAGCAGAATAGATGAATGGGAGATGCTTCAACAGAGTTTTGGGGGTGAATTAGATGGCACCGGTGAGCTAGAGAGAGTTAAAAGGATACTTTCTCTGAGTTACAATTATCTGCCTTCGCATCTCAAACCCTGTTTGTTGTATTTAAGCATTTATCCGGAGGATTATCTAATAAAATGCAAAAGACTGATGCTCTTATGGATTGCTGAAAGATTTGTAAAATGGAGAGAAGGAATGAGTATTGAAGATGTAGCCTGGGCTTATCTCAGAGAACTCATCAGCAGAAGCCTAATTCAAGTAACTGAAATGTTTTATCAAGGATCACCCTGCATATGTCAAATCCATGACCTAATGAGAGAAGTTATTCTCATCAAGGCAAGGGAACAAAACATGGTTACAATTACTACTGGACAACCAATGACGTGGCCATCTGAGAAGGTACGCCGTCTAGTGGTCCATAGTAGTAGTAACAGCAGCATCATCCCACACCACCAACAAAGAcaattttattcctttgaacACCTTCGATCATTCATCACAGTTAGTTCCACCAACCCATTACTATCCAAAACTTTCCTATCTGAAGTTTTAAGGAGTAGTAAGTTGCTAAAGGTTTTGGAATTGGGAGGGGAAAAGATCGAGGAAACACCAACTGAGATTTTCAACTTGTTGCACCTCACATATCTGTGCCTATATGATACAAAAGTGAAAAGAGTCCCGAAAGCCATTGGAAAGCTTCAACATTTGGAATATCTGAATTTGGGGAACACTGGAGTTAGGGAATTACCCGTGGAAATCCTAAAGCTGCTAAAGCTTCGGAAGCTCATTGTATTCCAACAAGTTGATCTCTCCGATATGGATTATGGATTTCATGGGTTTAAAGGTCCATCAAAATTGGGAGGGCTTCTCGCCCTACAAGTGTTAGACACCATCGATGCAAGTAGTGGGTCTGTAATAGTTAAAGAGATAGGAAAATTGACCCAATTAAGAGAGTTATATATTACACAGTTGAGAAGAGAAGATGGAAAGGAGCTCTGCTCCTCCCTTGTCAACCTCACCAGTCTTCAGGATTTAGGTGTTGATTCAGTTGGAAAAGGTGATGATTATGAGATAATCGATCTAAATCATCATCAacattctctttcttcttcttcttcttgttcgtTTCTTCAATCTCTTCGTGTGCTAATTATGCGTGGCTGCTTAGAAATGATGCCAGTATGGATAACTCATCTTCAAAACTTGGTAAGAATAGATTTGTACACGAGTGGGTTAAGGCCTGAGGAGGATCCGCTTGAATTCCTCCACCATTTGCCCAATTTGGGTGAAATTACTTTCTGTGGATCTTACCAGGGAGAAAGGTTGTGTTTCAAGGCTGGAGGGTTCCTAAAGATGAAAGGGTTGTGGCTAAGGAGAATGGAAGGATTGAGAAAGATGACAATCGAGGAGGGTGCATGCCCTCATCTCCAAAGACTAATTCTGAAACAGCTTCCATTACTAGAGGACTTACCTTCCGGAATTCAGCACCTGACCCATCTTCAAGAGCTGTGTTTGTATGAGATGAGTTCTCGAATGATGGAAAAGGTGGGGAATCAAAAGGAAGACAGTGAAGATTACAGAAGAATAGCACACATTCCTGAAATTGTCATTGGTTTCTATGCCGATGATGGGGAATGGAGAATCCGCCGGCTATGGGggaaggagaagaaaacaaTTCTTGCCTAG
- the LOC113756379 gene encoding vacuolar protein sorting-associated protein 55 homolog, translating to MCFVQQLVANANSNNVCGSTYALNFFGWLGYFISLLRILNWADVTKFLSGASAVGSIAIPIILKHAGVIGWEAMATELSSFFTFVLAIVCFIGTSEDDGYSIL from the exons ATGTGCTTTGTACAACAATTGGTGGCCAATGCTAACAG TAATAATGTATGTGGTTCTACCTATGCCCTTAATTTTTTTGGCTGGCTCGGATACTTCATCTCTCTTCTCCGAATCTTAAA CTGGGCAGATGTGACTAAATTCTTATCCGGGGCTTCAGCTGTTGGTAGCATAGCAATACCAATCATCTTAAAGCATGCTGGAGTAATTGGCTGGGAGGCAATGGCAACGGAGCTCTCATCCTTTTTCACATTTGTTCTAGCAATCGTGTGTTTCATTGGAACGAGCGAAGATGATGGTTATAGCATCCTTTGA
- the LOC113756378 gene encoding uncharacterized protein LOC113756378, whose product MGIFSWFKGTKNDTNSKPATQKPEPVKTQSASEVPGMNGAVEVRRPGPPPADITVFEFGSVAASADKVTLAGFCPVSDELEPCRWEILPAQGSDAPQFRVVF is encoded by the coding sequence ATGGGTATTTTTTCATGGTTCAAGGGAACCAAAAACGATACCAACTCCAAACCCGCGACCCAAAAACCCGAACCGGTTAAAACCCAATCCGCTTCTGAAGTTCCAGGCATGAACGGAGCAGTGGAGGTCCGACGGCCCGGCCCACCACCAGCTGATATCACCGTTTTCGAATTCGGTTCCGTTGCCGCTTCTGCCGATAAGGTCACCCTCGCCGGCTTCTGCCCTGTTTCCGACGAGCTCGAACCTTGCCGCTGGGAGATTCTGCCGGCTCAAGGCTCCGACGCCCCTCAATTTCGCGTAGTCTTTTGA